TGCGGCACGCCTTTACCGCGCCACGCAGAAACCGATTCTGGTTTCCGGCGGCAAACCGCAGGGGGGCCGGCATTCCGAAGCGGTGCAAATGCAAGCGGTACTGGTCAATGAATTCAACGTTCCGGTGACATGGGAAGAAGCGGCATCCAACACCACTTATGAAAGCGCCAAACTCAGCCGGGCAATGCTTAAGCCTGCCGGTGTCGGGCGCATTTATCTGGTAACCCACGCCTGGCATATGCGCCGGGCCATGCTCGCATTTGAAGCCGCGGGCTTCAGCGTGATTCCCGCGTCCACCGGTTTTGCCAGCCTGCCCTCGGATCCGCTTGAACTTTATTTGCCCAATCCGCAAGGATTGTTCGCAAGTTATGTCTTCATGCATGAAGTATTCGGATGGCTGTGGTATCAAATCAATATTTCTGCCGCGAATATAATTTGAGATAATTACTACAACGGCATTTGAGAGGAAAAGCATGAAAACGCGCATCAAATGGGTCGAACAGGTGAGCTTCCTCGGCGAATCGGAAAGCGGGCATGCGCTATTGATGGACGGGGCGCCGGAAGGCGGCGGACGCAATCTCGGCCCGCGGCCGATGGAAACCGTGCTGATCGGCACCGGTGGCTGCACCGCCTACGACGTGGTGCTCATCCTCAAGAAAAGCCGCGAAACGGTGACCGACTGTGTGGTGGACATCGAGGCCGAGCGCGCGCAGCAAGACCCGAAGGTTTTCACCCGCATTCATTTTCATTACATCGTCACCGGCAAGGCCCTGAACCCGAAGCGGGTGGAACAGGCCATTCGCCTTTCCGCGGAAAAATACTGCTCGGCTTCGATCATGCTGGGAAAAACAGCGAACATCACCCACGATTTCGAAATCGTGGAGGCCGGCTGACCGAACCGGCGATTCGGGCTTTGCTCAATCCGGGTATGACACTTTATTCAAAAAAATTCGACTCCGACTCCTTATATTAGCTCGACTCCTCATATTAGCCTTGCTTGCGCGATAACCAACCTGACATTATGCTGTGTAATAAATACTGCTAGAACTCGCATTTGCAATTTCTCCCAATCCCGATTTTTCACAAAAAGTAGTGGTGAAATCTCTGTGGTAATTCAAAAATTAGGGCGCTACGAGATTGTGTTGAAACTGGGGCGCGGCACCATGGGTACCGTATACAAGGCAGTTGACCCCGTCATCGAGCGCACCGTAGCCATCAAGGCTATTAACCTTGATCTGCCAAAAGACGAATTCGAAGACTTTGAAGAACGTTTCTATCGCGAAGCCAAGTCCGCCGGCCGCCTGAATCATCCTAACATCGTCACCATTTATGATGTCGGCGAGACCGATAACATAGCCTACATCGCGATGGAATTCCTGGAGGGAGAGTCCCTGCGGGAAATTCTCAAATCCGGCGCAAGCCTGTCGCATGACCGAATCAGCGAGATTGCAGCCCAGATCGCGGATGGCCTGGCTTATGCGCAGCAGCATGGCATCGTGCACCGTGATATCAAGCCTGCCAATATCATGATCACGAACGCCGGCCAGGTGAAAATCACCGATTTCGGCATTGCCCATTTGCCTTCCGGCTCAAAAACCGCAACCGGGACGATCCTCGGTTCGCCCAAGTACATGTCGCCGGAGCAGATCGTAGGCAAGCCGGTGGATGGCCGTTCCGACATTTTTTCGCTGGGTGTGATGCTGTATGAAATGGTGACCGGGAAAGCGCCGTTCGACGGGGAAACCATCAGCACCATAATGTACCGCATCTTAAACGAAATCCCGGCCGATATAAGGGCAATCAACAAACAGTGCCCCGTGGCGTTCGATTATATAATTCACAAGGCACTGGCCAAGCTTCCCGTAGATAGATACCAGAACGCAAGCGAACTTGCGCATGATCTCAGGCATTACAAAACGCTGCCGCTGCCCGCACCCGCACAGCTCGCAGCCATTAAGTGGCCCCCCCAGAAAACCCTAGAGCGAAGAGTGGCCCGCAGAACAGATGCGCTTGAAACAACTCTTGAATTACCGGCTGATGCCGGCAATAAACCTCTATCGGCGACTCCAATAACAAGCGCTGCCAACCGGGCCGATCGCGCTTATCCCATTATTGAATTGCCGGGCGCGACGGGCAAGGAAAGTCAGCCAAAACTTACGCCAGCACCGAAAAAGCTTTCCAGGAACAAGACGGTTTGGGTCGGAGCAGGTTCGCTTGCCACAATCGCGGTGGCCTTATTAGTATTCCTCGGCAAACCGGGACCAGCCAACGAGAAAGATGCCACTGTCCACCCGGATGTGTCATCCGCTGTCAAAGGCGAGGTGCAAACGGACAGCGGCGACACCAAGCCCTTGCTCCCTTCGACCACTCAGCCCGGGAAGAAAACACCGGAAACCGGGCAAAGCGGTAAAAAAACCAAAGCACCACCAGTGGTCGGTAAGGTAGGCTACCTGAATTTCGATATCACCCCAAAAGGCGAGATTTATGTGGATGGCAACAAAGTGGGCAATTCGCCGCCGCTCAAAAAGCTGGCGGTGACACCCGGCAAGCACCTGGTTGAGGTGAAAAGCAGAATCCGTCCCTACTACACATATACGTTCATGGTCAACGTGGAGGTCAACCAGTCCACTTTGGTCAGGGCAGAGTTTTAGTCAGGCTACCAAACT
The sequence above is drawn from the Burkholderiales bacterium genome and encodes:
- a CDS encoding YdcF family protein — encoded protein: MAWSITKFLSAFLLPPLNLLLLGVIGLICIKNHLRLGKFLITLTMVLLYLLSAPWFALHALKLIEMPPLTELNRDKAQAIVVLGGGTYLQAPDYGSDTVNRLELERLRYAARLYRATQKPILVSGGKPQGGRHSEAVQMQAVLVNEFNVPVTWEEAASNTTYESAKLSRAMLKPAGVGRIYLVTHAWHMRRAMLAFEAAGFSVIPASTGFASLPSDPLELYLPNPQGLFASYVFMHEVFGWLWYQINISAANII
- a CDS encoding serine/threonine-protein kinase, with amino-acid sequence MLKLGRGTMGTVYKAVDPVIERTVAIKAINLDLPKDEFEDFEERFYREAKSAGRLNHPNIVTIYDVGETDNIAYIAMEFLEGESLREILKSGASLSHDRISEIAAQIADGLAYAQQHGIVHRDIKPANIMITNAGQVKITDFGIAHLPSGSKTATGTILGSPKYMSPEQIVGKPVDGRSDIFSLGVMLYEMVTGKAPFDGETISTIMYRILNEIPADIRAINKQCPVAFDYIIHKALAKLPVDRYQNASELAHDLRHYKTLPLPAPAQLAAIKWPPQKTLERRVARRTDALETTLELPADAGNKPLSATPITSAANRADRAYPIIELPGATGKESQPKLTPAPKKLSRNKTVWVGAGSLATIAVALLVFLGKPGPANEKDATVHPDVSSAVKGEVQTDSGDTKPLLPSTTQPGKKTPETGQSGKKTKAPPVVGKVGYLNFDITPKGEIYVDGNKVGNSPPLKKLAVTPGKHLVEVKSRIRPYYTYTFMVNVEVNQSTLVRAEF
- a CDS encoding OsmC family protein, which translates into the protein MKTRIKWVEQVSFLGESESGHALLMDGAPEGGGRNLGPRPMETVLIGTGGCTAYDVVLILKKSRETVTDCVVDIEAERAQQDPKVFTRIHFHYIVTGKALNPKRVEQAIRLSAEKYCSASIMLGKTANITHDFEIVEAG